One part of the Desulfovibrio sp. genome encodes these proteins:
- a CDS encoding MucR family transcriptional regulator, with protein sequence MDDYLKEALEITRAQAGVRVMSEEEIAAFIQKVAQGIRAVAEGETPVELDSSEMAVEARKSVKEKSVTCLECGKSFKILTKRHLASHGMTSGEYREKWGFKKDAPLVCKALQRERRKKMKDMKLWEKRRKVQ encoded by the coding sequence ATGGATGATTATCTGAAAGAAGCGCTGGAAATTACCAGAGCGCAAGCTGGCGTTCGCGTAATGAGTGAAGAAGAAATAGCCGCCTTTATACAGAAAGTGGCGCAAGGGATCAGGGCGGTTGCCGAAGGCGAAACGCCCGTGGAACTCGACAGCAGCGAAATGGCTGTCGAAGCCCGTAAGTCGGTCAAAGAAAAGTCTGTTACCTGCCTTGAATGCGGCAAGAGCTTTAAGATTCTTACTAAGCGTCATCTGGCCAGTCACGGCATGACCTCTGGCGAATACCGCGAAAAGTGGGGCTTCAAGAAAGACGCACCTCTTGTGTGCAAAGCCCTGCAGCGCGAGCGCCGCAAAAAGATGAAAGACATGAAATTGTGGGAAAAGCGCCGCAAGGTTCAGTAA
- a CDS encoding DUF4851 domain-containing protein produces MKGTGWQGNLATASGSRPAIPGLSRSCLIPLMFFRHNGTNAFDQALRRQPWRLHMNRVLFCLTLCLIALMAGCTGAQQRGMQGNAYVSTARPVISMQAVNMPLITGGEGKVALDGAGVMGGLPLNTWLAVYGKGDPQSPIAIVAMAEVPYGWYWDSDGQRPFSVDKGVEVYDNVGYAASTYIVDSKRDPFSAVAGLSDDSKPMRWLVRGFAARYNFNDTKAVMEYREPLPENLTGQETLTESMTDQLKAFEQRANKAFAVTSAPKNINGITKSYAKDIRWQYFDQRFWGTVSKYEIFDAK; encoded by the coding sequence GTGAAAGGCACGGGCTGGCAGGGGAATCTGGCAACAGCTTCTGGCAGCAGACCTGCTATTCCTGGTTTATCCCGCTCATGCTTAATCCCTCTCATGTTTTTCCGGCACAATGGCACTAACGCTTTTGATCAGGCTTTGCGCCGACAGCCCTGGAGGTTACATATGAACAGAGTGCTTTTTTGCCTTACTCTCTGCCTGATTGCTCTGATGGCGGGCTGCACTGGCGCGCAGCAAAGGGGCATGCAAGGCAACGCCTATGTCTCCACCGCCCGCCCCGTCATAAGTATGCAGGCGGTAAACATGCCCCTTATCACCGGCGGCGAGGGCAAGGTCGCACTTGACGGTGCTGGTGTTATGGGCGGCCTGCCGCTCAACACATGGCTTGCCGTGTACGGCAAGGGTGATCCTCAAAGCCCCATTGCTATTGTAGCCATGGCCGAGGTGCCCTACGGCTGGTACTGGGATAGTGATGGGCAGCGTCCGTTCAGCGTGGACAAGGGCGTTGAGGTTTATGACAATGTTGGATATGCCGCCAGCACCTATATTGTAGATAGCAAAAGGGACCCGTTTTCTGCTGTTGCAGGATTGAGTGACGACTCAAAGCCCATGCGTTGGCTGGTGCGTGGTTTTGCCGCCAGATACAATTTTAATGACACCAAGGCTGTCATGGAGTACAGGGAACCGCTGCCGGAAAATCTGACAGGGCAGGAAACCCTCACCGAGAGCATGACCGATCAGCTCAAGGCCTTTGAGCAACGTGCCAACAAAGCATTTGCAGTGACTTCTGCTCCGAAAAATATCAATGGAATTACAAAGAGTTATGCGAAGGATATTCGCTGGCAATACTTTGATCAACGCTTTTGGGGTACAGTATCAAAGTATGAGATATTTGACGCAAAGTAG